In Octopus bimaculoides isolate UCB-OBI-ISO-001 chromosome 14, ASM119413v2, whole genome shotgun sequence, the following are encoded in one genomic region:
- the LOC106884038 gene encoding zinc finger protein OZF: MYSGQPVYPSFGNHYNYHSCGISYPSNDQAQTYKNVPHNSKKPYKCDVCRKGFTLKAYLNKHELASATGKHFNCAFCGKVFSQRDKLKNHEHTHTGERPYTCEVCCKAFSQRTHLNSHKRIHTGEKPFTCLICRKSFSQKSHLNNHERTHTGEKPFMCSVCCKAFSQRTHLNSHERIHSGIKPFVCLICNKAFAQKDHLNNHERIHTGEKPFKCDVCKKAFSQRTHLNNHKRVHTGEKPFKCSVCQKAFSQRTHLNKHQHTHTGEKPYKCEVCKKAFSQRSHLKKHGHSHIGVSNDTGMSQRRNQTPNQLQLEPISAGTGSSELQQPAAVTTAPAMGSMCTHHQMVAPRPDHNHAWVRGFPVSPTSWTTTSWVTSSNVPSCTAGHNISPCTGGHNISPCTGGHNMSTCTAGHNISTCTAGHNISTCTGGHTMSPCSGGHDISPCISGHNMSPCTGGHDMSSCTAGHNISSCTSGHSKQSD; the protein is encoded by the coding sequence ATGTATTCTGGCCAACCAGTTTATCCAAGTTTTGGGAACCATTATAATTATCACAGTTGTGGAATCTCTTATCCTTCCAATGACCAGGCTCAAACATACAAGAATGTACCTCATAACTCAAAGAAACCATATAAATGTGATGTATGCCGAAAAGGTTTTACACTAAAAGCTTATTTAAATAAGCATGAATTAGCTTCAGCAACAGGAAAACACTTCAACTGTGCCTTCTGTGGGAAAGTATTCAGCCAAAGAGATAAATTGAAGaatcatgaacacacacatactggtgAAAGACCATATACCTGTGAAGTATGCTGTAAAGCATTCAGTCAGAGAACACATTTGAACagtcataaacgtattcatacaggagaaaaaccatttacATGTTTGATTTGTCGGAAATCCTTCTCACAGAAATCGCATCTTAATAACCATGAACGTACCCATACAGGGGAAAAGCCTTTTATGTGTTCTGTTTGCTGTAAGGCATTTAGTCAAAGAACACATCTCAATAGTCATGAACGTATTCATTCTGGTATTAAACCTTTTGTTTGCTTAATTTGCAACAAAGCATTTGCACAGAAGGATCATCTCAACAACCATGAAAggattcacactggagaaaagccatttaAATGTGATGTATGTAAGAAAGCATTCAGTCAGAGGACTCATTTGAATAATCATAAGCgtgttcatactggagagaaaccatttaaGTGCAGTGTATGTCAAAAAGCATTCAGTCAAAgaacacatttaaataaacatcagcatacacacactggagaaaaaccttataaATGTGAAGTGTGCAAGAAAGCATTTTCTCAACGATCACATCTTAAAAAACATGGACATTCACACATAGGGGTATCAAATGACACTGGTATGTCTCAAAGACGAAATCAAACACCAAACCAACTTCAGCTGGAACCTATCTCAGCAGGTACTGGCAGTAGTGAGCTTCAGCAGCCAGCAGCTGTTACTACTGCTCCTGCTATGGGATCAATGTGCACACATCATCAAATGGTGGCTCCTAGACCAGATCATAATCATGCATGGGTGAGGGGATTCCCTGTGTCACCTACATCATGGACAACTACCAGCTGGGTAACTTCAAGCAATGTTCCTTCATGTACAGCTGGACACAATATATCCCCATGTACAGGTGGACACAATATATCTCCATGTACAGGTGGACACAATATGTCCACATGTACAGCTGGACACAATATATCCACATGTACAGCTGGACACAATATATCCACATGTACAGGTGGACATACAATGTCACCATGTTCTGGAGGACATGATATATCCCCATGTATTAGTGGACACAACATGTCCCCATGTACAGGTGGACATGACATGTCCTCATGTACAGCTGGACACAACATATCCTCATGTACAAGTGGACACAGCAAGCAATCAGATTAG